A DNA window from Acropora palmata chromosome 12, jaAcrPala1.3, whole genome shotgun sequence contains the following coding sequences:
- the LOC141860980 gene encoding BTB/POZ domain-containing protein kctd15-like, which yields MASKPSFPSILNLNVGGIVYTTTLRTITRDPNSLLGRMFSGTNEVACTCDSKGNYFIDRDGSLFRHILNFLRTWELCLPQPFDEFEQLSADADFYQVGDLIKALQTRREDRRRNPPPSDGPSVIFVTDEMTLNGLAVAGHGEAISEVFAGITDQWYFGLNRCISPLRISISKMDAFDLLYRHGFQLEGCNGGASNNRAVFHEYIFTRKNKL from the coding sequence ATGGCTTCTAAGCCCAGTTTTCCATCAATTTTAAATCTAAACGTTGGCGGAATCGTTTACACTACAACTTTGAGGACTATTACACGTGATCCAAATTCGTTGCTGGGAAGAATGTTCAGCGGCACAAATGAAGTTGCTTGTACATGTGATTCCAAGGGTAATTATTTCATTGATCGAGACGGATCTCTCTTCCGGCATATCCTCAACTTTCTCCGTACGTGGGAACTTTGTCTTCCCCAGCCTTTCGACGAGTTTGAACAACTAAGTGCCGACGCAGACTTCTATCAAGTTGGTGATCTCATTAAAGCTCTCCAAACACGCCGAGAGGATCGTCGAAGAAATCCACCGCCAAGCGATGGGCCGAGTGTAATTTTCGTGACTGATGAGATGACGTTAAATGGACTGGCTGTAGCCGGCCACGGAGAAGCTATTTCAGAAGTATTCGCGGGGATCACGGACCAGTGGTACTTTGGACTAAATAGGTGCATCAGTCCCCTAAGGATATCGATATCCAAGATGGACGCCTTCGATCTGCTGTATAGGCATGGATTTCAATTGGAAGGCTGCAACGGGGGAGCAAGTAACAACAGGGCAGTATTCCACGAGTACATTTTTACGCGGAAAAATAAACTTTAg
- the LOC141860388 gene encoding KICSTOR complex protein ITFG2-like isoform X1 — translation MNSHVRSVSFVENLQLEITESLFNESLLLADVDNDGDYELIVGQFNGDLVIFKGSSHKPWRICHHLGMITCVGAGDLKNNGENVLFCITAEGWCHIFHITASSVEDGFMEPISSQLLPTNCRILLLVDVDGDGELKLVTGHADRVVHIHKLEAYNEPVTPVQDEENKEQKRKSSQDSLSSSQVSKQNVSKELTKESKGESKTPNKRKERKNSNQEDVKSASQVSDVTNGKDGWQGQTEAKTKLLGWRFVHKNSWTLSYQMNSLVVFDAMNVRHLLASQPGGTYAILLSSVLNKQEKSGEQASSSPSSSIFNQLPVLRARNKGIPTNLITINCHDCASAVVNSSRSAGQNPTYLAICTQDGHLSFINNMKQHWFVRVEPGNYGFFAMSKLDITQDGDEKVALCAWNGNTYIIDHRRNVVQFKFDENVMAFCAGKFAFSPGKNLPALVYVTSSNRVVIYHNVRLTSMVPSKRHVLIKREPSQKEKALDTLRVEAVECKVASPPKSFATS, via the exons ATGAACTCTCACGTACGTTCCGTCTCGTTTGTCGAGAATCTGCAATTGGAGATTACGGAGAGCTTGTTTAACGAATCTTTGTTGCTCGCAGATGTTGACAATGATGGAGATTATGAACTTATTGTGGGACAATTTAATGGCGACCTCGTGATATTTAAAGGCAGTAGCCACAAACCATGGAGAATTTGTCATCATCTCGGTATGATAACTTGTGTTGGCGCTGGAGATTTGAAGAACAACGGTGAAAATGTGCTTTTTTGCATAACTGCTGAGGGATGGTGCCACATCTTTCAC ATCACAGCAAGTTCCGTAGAAGATGGTTTTATGGAACCTATATCATCTCAGCTTCTTCCAACAAACTGTAGAATCCTTCTTTTGGTAGATGTGGATGGAGATGGAGAACTAAAATTGGTGACAGGGCATGCTGACAGAGTTGTGCACATCCATAAATTGGAGGCTTATAATGAACCAGTGACACCAGTTCAAGATGAAG aaaaCAAGGAACAGAAAAGGAAGAGTTCACAGGACTCCTTGTCCAGCTCCCAAGTAAGCAAACAGAATGTATCAAAagaattaacaaaagaaagtaaGGGGGAATCAAAAACACCcaacaagagaaaagaaagaaaaaattctaaCCAAGAAGATGTGAAAAGTGCATCTCAAGTGAGTGACGTCACAAATGGAAAAGATGGTTGGCAAGGTCAGACAGAAGCAAAAACCAAACTATTGGGCTGGCGATTTGTGCACAAAAACAGTTGGACTCTTTCATACCAGATGAATTCACTCGTTGTGTTTGATGCCATGAATGTAAGACACTTGCTGGCATCGCAGCCTGGAGGAACTTATGCAATTCTTTTGTCGTCTGTgctaaacaaacaagaaaagtcaGGAGAGCAG GCTTCTAGTTCTCCGTCTTCATCCATTTTCAACCAGTTACCAGTCCTCCGAGCACGAAACAAAGGCATCCCCACCAACCTCATTACCATAAACTGCCACGACTGTGCAAGCGCAGTAGTCAACTCGTCTCGCTCGGCGGGACAAAACCCGACGTACTTAGCGATCTGTACGCAAGACGGACATCTGTCATTCATAAATAACATGAAACAACATTGGTTTGTGCGTGTTGAACCTGGAAACTATGGCTTCTTCGCAATGTCTAAACTCGACATCACACAAGACGGAGACGAAAAGGTGGCATTGTGTGCTTGGAATGGCAATACTTACATTATTGACCATCGGAGAAATGTTGTGCAGTTTAAGtttgatgaaaatgttatGGCTTTTTGCGCTGGTAAGTTCGCCTTCTCTCCTGGCAAAAACCTTCCTGCTTTGGTTTATGTCACTTCGTCAAATCGTGTCGTGATTTACCACAATGTACGTTTGACTTCCATGGTACCATCTAAACGACATGTTTTGATAAAACGGGAGCCATCACAGAAAGAGAAAGCCCTTGATACACTCAGGGTCGAAGCAGTCGAATGCAAAGTCGCCTCGCCACCAAAAAGTTTCGCGACTAGTTAA
- the LOC141860388 gene encoding KICSTOR complex protein ITFG2-like isoform X2, with the protein MITCVGAGDLKNNGENVLFCITAEGWCHIFHITASSVEDGFMEPISSQLLPTNCRILLLVDVDGDGELKLVTGHADRVVHIHKLEAYNEPVTPVQDEENKEQKRKSSQDSLSSSQVSKQNVSKELTKESKGESKTPNKRKERKNSNQEDVKSASQVSDVTNGKDGWQGQTEAKTKLLGWRFVHKNSWTLSYQMNSLVVFDAMNVRHLLASQPGGTYAILLSSVLNKQEKSGEQASSSPSSSIFNQLPVLRARNKGIPTNLITINCHDCASAVVNSSRSAGQNPTYLAICTQDGHLSFINNMKQHWFVRVEPGNYGFFAMSKLDITQDGDEKVALCAWNGNTYIIDHRRNVVQFKFDENVMAFCAGKFAFSPGKNLPALVYVTSSNRVVIYHNVRLTSMVPSKRHVLIKREPSQKEKALDTLRVEAVECKVASPPKSFATS; encoded by the exons ATGATAACTTGTGTTGGCGCTGGAGATTTGAAGAACAACGGTGAAAATGTGCTTTTTTGCATAACTGCTGAGGGATGGTGCCACATCTTTCAC ATCACAGCAAGTTCCGTAGAAGATGGTTTTATGGAACCTATATCATCTCAGCTTCTTCCAACAAACTGTAGAATCCTTCTTTTGGTAGATGTGGATGGAGATGGAGAACTAAAATTGGTGACAGGGCATGCTGACAGAGTTGTGCACATCCATAAATTGGAGGCTTATAATGAACCAGTGACACCAGTTCAAGATGAAG aaaaCAAGGAACAGAAAAGGAAGAGTTCACAGGACTCCTTGTCCAGCTCCCAAGTAAGCAAACAGAATGTATCAAAagaattaacaaaagaaagtaaGGGGGAATCAAAAACACCcaacaagagaaaagaaagaaaaaattctaaCCAAGAAGATGTGAAAAGTGCATCTCAAGTGAGTGACGTCACAAATGGAAAAGATGGTTGGCAAGGTCAGACAGAAGCAAAAACCAAACTATTGGGCTGGCGATTTGTGCACAAAAACAGTTGGACTCTTTCATACCAGATGAATTCACTCGTTGTGTTTGATGCCATGAATGTAAGACACTTGCTGGCATCGCAGCCTGGAGGAACTTATGCAATTCTTTTGTCGTCTGTgctaaacaaacaagaaaagtcaGGAGAGCAG GCTTCTAGTTCTCCGTCTTCATCCATTTTCAACCAGTTACCAGTCCTCCGAGCACGAAACAAAGGCATCCCCACCAACCTCATTACCATAAACTGCCACGACTGTGCAAGCGCAGTAGTCAACTCGTCTCGCTCGGCGGGACAAAACCCGACGTACTTAGCGATCTGTACGCAAGACGGACATCTGTCATTCATAAATAACATGAAACAACATTGGTTTGTGCGTGTTGAACCTGGAAACTATGGCTTCTTCGCAATGTCTAAACTCGACATCACACAAGACGGAGACGAAAAGGTGGCATTGTGTGCTTGGAATGGCAATACTTACATTATTGACCATCGGAGAAATGTTGTGCAGTTTAAGtttgatgaaaatgttatGGCTTTTTGCGCTGGTAAGTTCGCCTTCTCTCCTGGCAAAAACCTTCCTGCTTTGGTTTATGTCACTTCGTCAAATCGTGTCGTGATTTACCACAATGTACGTTTGACTTCCATGGTACCATCTAAACGACATGTTTTGATAAAACGGGAGCCATCACAGAAAGAGAAAGCCCTTGATACACTCAGGGTCGAAGCAGTCGAATGCAAAGTCGCCTCGCCACCAAAAAGTTTCGCGACTAGTTAA